In one Bacillota bacterium genomic region, the following are encoded:
- a CDS encoding FadR/GntR family transcriptional regulator, producing the protein MPKDKRLSEIIADDILAMVTIDKKFMPGDKLPNENDLAAELNISRITLREAIRILATNGILEIKRGRGTFVSENIDFDAVNTFLPLSNIKAAAKDLYEMRLIFEPEAAYYAALRATDSELDKILDYGRLIESKILKNEDRTEVEKKFHISISKATHNEFMNKLMPVLYQAIDRGVALSANKELAVKDTLTDHRMIMDFMKDRDAEGARNAMKIHILHAMKELDIK; encoded by the coding sequence TGCCGAAAGATAAGAGACTGTCTGAAATAATTGCCGATGATATACTTGCAATGGTGACGATCGATAAAAAGTTTATGCCGGGGGACAAGCTTCCCAATGAAAACGATTTGGCGGCGGAGCTGAACATTAGCAGGATAACGCTTAGGGAAGCAATCAGGATTCTTGCGACAAACGGCATATTGGAAATAAAACGGGGCAGAGGCACGTTCGTATCAGAAAATATCGATTTTGACGCCGTCAACACATTCCTTCCGCTGTCAAATATTAAAGCGGCGGCAAAAGATCTCTATGAGATGCGCCTTATTTTCGAGCCTGAGGCGGCTTATTACGCGGCGCTTCGCGCGACAGACAGCGAACTTGACAAGATTTTGGATTATGGTCGATTGATTGAAAGCAAGATACTTAAAAACGAGGACAGGACGGAAGTTGAAAAAAAGTTTCATATATCTATATCGAAAGCGACGCATAATGAATTTATGAACAAGCTCATGCCTGTATTATATCAGGCGATAGATAGAGGGGTCGCCTTGTCGGCAAACAAGGAACTCGCCGTAAAGGATACGCTTACCGACCATAGGATGATAATGGATTTTATGAAAGACAGGGACGCTGAGGGCGCAAGGAACGCCATGAAAATACACATCCTGCACGCGATGAAGGAATTAGATATAAAGTAG